CCGCCGATCATGGCGTGCATGTGGTCCTCGGCGGCCGTGCAGGCGGCGTCGAGCGAGCCGCCGAGGTCGGCCCACAGCTGGGCCTTGACGACCCGCAGCGACCGGGGCGACACCTCCGTCGCCAGCCGGGCCGCCACCGCCCGGGTGTGGGCCAGCACCTCGCCGGCCGGGAGCACGGCGTTGAACAGGCCCATGGCCGCCGCCTCCTCGGCGAGGAGGATGCGGCCGGTGAGGAGCAGGTCGGCGGCGTTGGCCGGCCCGACCAGGCGGGGGAGCACCCACGACAGCCCGTGCTCGGCGGGCAGGCCGAGGCGGGCGAACGCCGTCGTCACCTTGGCCCCGGCGGCGGCGTAGCGGAGGTCGCAGAAGCAGGCGAGGACGAGGCCGACGCCGGCGGCGGCGCCGTTCACGGCGGCCAGCACCGGCTTCGACAGCCCCAGGTGGAACGAGAACGCGTGGGCGAAGTCGGGCCGGCCGGAGCCGGGGATCGGGACCGGCGGCGCCGAGCCGGTGTCGTAGGCGGCGCCCTCGGCCAGCCGGTCGAGCGCGCCCGTGTCGGCGCCCGCGCAGAAGGCCCGCCCGGCCCCGGTGACGACGATGGCCCGCACGGCCGGGTCGGCGTCGGCCTCGGCCATCGCCGTCCGGTAGGCCGCCTCCATCCCGGCCGTCCAGGCGTTGAGGCGGTGGGGCCGGTCGAGGGTGACGGTCGCCACCCCGCCGGCCACCTCCGTGCGAACGGGGGTCTGGTCCATCGGCCCAGGCTCGCACGCCGGCGCGCCCGTACACTCCGGCCGGTGCTCGGGCCGCTCGACGTGCTGACGGCCGTCGGCCGGGAGCTGGCCGCCAGCCGCGACGAGGAGGCGGCGCTCGCCGCCATGGCCCGGCTCGTCGTGCCGGCCTTCGCCGACTGGGTGAGCGTCGCCGTGCGCGAGCCCGACGGCCGCTTCCGGCGGGTCGCCGTCGTGCACGCCGACCGCGGCCTCGCCGACGCCGCCGCCGCCCTCGCCGCCCACCCGGCGCTCGTGCCGGCCGGCCCCATCGGCCCGCACGAGGCGTCGCCGACCGGGCACGTCCTCGTGTACGAGGAGGTGGACGACGACGCCATCGCCCGCACCGGCATCGGCCCCGAGGTCCGGGCGCTGTACGGCCGGCTGGGGTGCCGGTCGGCGGCGTCGGTCGCCCTCGTGGCCGGCGGCCGGCTGCTCGGCGGGATGCTGCTCGTCCACGGCCCGTCCGGGCGGCGGTTCCGCCCCGCCGACCTGCCCGTGCTGGAGGACCTGGCCCGCCGGTGCTCGGCCGCCGTCGAGGCGGCCCGCCTCCGCCGCGAGGCCGAGACCGCCGCCCGGGAGCGGGACGCGCTGCTGGCCGGGGCGCCGGTCGCCATGGCGCTCGTGGCCGCCGACGGCCGCGTCGGCCGGCTGAACGACGCCATGGCCGCGCTCGCCGCGTGCTCGGTGGACGAGTGCCGGGGCCGGCCGCTGGCCGACGTGGTGCCCGGCCTGGCCGGCGTGGTCGTGCCGCTCGTGGCCCGGGCGGCCGACGGCGAGCGGGTGGAGCACGAGGAGGTCGCCCTGGGCGACCGGGTGTGGCTCGCGTCGGCCTACCCGGTGGCCGCCGGCGCCGGCGCGGCGGCCACCGGCCTCGTGCTGGTCGAGGTGACCGGGGAGCGGGCGGCGTCGGCCGAGGCCGCCAGGGCCGCCGCCGAGCAGCGGGCCGTCGCCGACCTCGGCCGGGAGGCGCTGTCCGGCGCGCCGGTGGACCTGCTCGTGGCGCTGGCCGCGGACGCCGTCGCCGCCACCGTGGGCGCCGACCTCGTCCCCGGCGAGCCGGCGGCCCCCGGCGAGGTGGCGGTGCTCGCCGCCGCCCACCCGCCCGGCCCGCTCGTCGCCCGCCGGCGCGACGGCGGGCCGGTGCCCGAGGCCGACGCCGCCTTCCTGCGGGCGGTCGGCACCACGCTCGCCGCCGCCGCCGTCCGCCAGCAGGCCGAGGACGACGTGCGCGACAGCCGCCGGCGCCTCGTCATGGCGCTCGAGGCCGGCCGCATGGGCTCGTTCGAGTGGGACCTGGCGTCGGGCTCGGTGCGGTGGACCGAGGCGCTGTCGACCGCCACCGTCGTCGGGCTCGGCCTCGAGCACCCGGTCGGCGCGGTCGTCGACGCCGTCCACCCCGACGACCGCGACCGCCTCGTCGCCGACGTCGGCCGGGCCGTCGACGAGGGCGGCGGCTTCGAGCTGGTGTTCCGGGTCGTGCCGCCCGACGGGGCCGTGCGGTGGGTGGAGGCGAGGGGCACGACCGTCGCCGGGCGGGTGGTGGGCGTCGCCATCGACGTCACCGAGCGGCGCCGGGCCCAGGAGGTGGAGCGGGAGGCCCGCGTCCAGGCGGAGGCGGCGAGGGAGCGGCTGGCCTTCCTGGCCGACGCCAGCGTGGCGCTGTCGAGGTCGCTCGACGCCGCGGAGACCTTCGCCACGGTCGCCCGCCTGGCCGTCCCCCGCCTGGCCGACTGGTGCGTGGTCGACGCCGTCGACGAGTCGGGCCGCCTGCGCCAGGTCGCCCTGGCCCACCGGGACCCGGCGATGGTCGGCGCCGTCGTCGAGGCCCGGCGGGCCCGGCTGGCGGCCGGGGGCGACGGCCTGTGGAGCACCCGCCGGGCCGCCGCCACCGGCGAGAGCAGCCTCGTGGCCGAGATCGGGGACGCCGACGTGGAGGCCGTCGCCGCCGGCGAGCACCTCGCGCTGCTGCGGCGGCTCGACCCCCGGTCGGCCGTCGTCGTCCCCCTCGTCGCCAGGGGCCGGGTGGTCGGCGTGCTCACCCTCGTGGTGGCCGGCCCTTCCCGCCGCTACGGCGCCGACGACCTCGCCCTGGCCGAGGACCTGGCCGGCCGGGCGGCCGTCGCCGTCGACAACGCCCGCCTGTTCGAGGAGCGAAGCCGGGTGGCGGCGACCCTCCAGCGCAGCCTGCTGCCGCCGGCCCTGCCCGACGTGCACGGCGTGGAGCTGGCCGCCCGCTACCGGCCGTCGGCCGGCGGG
The window above is part of the Acidimicrobiales bacterium genome. Proteins encoded here:
- a CDS encoding enoyl-CoA hydratase-related protein, with product MDQTPVRTEVAGGVATVTLDRPHRLNAWTAGMEAAYRTAMAEADADPAVRAIVVTGAGRAFCAGADTGALDRLAEGAAYDTGSAPPVPIPGSGRPDFAHAFSFHLGLSKPVLAAVNGAAAGVGLVLACFCDLRYAAAGAKVTTAFARLGLPAEHGLSWVLPRLVGPANAADLLLTGRILLAEEAAAMGLFNAVLPAGEVLAHTRAVAARLATEVSPRSLRVVKAQLWADLGGSLDAACTAAEDHMHAMIGG
- a CDS encoding SpoIIE family protein phosphatase, coding for MLGPLDVLTAVGRELAASRDEEAALAAMARLVVPAFADWVSVAVREPDGRFRRVAVVHADRGLADAAAALAAHPALVPAGPIGPHEASPTGHVLVYEEVDDDAIARTGIGPEVRALYGRLGCRSAASVALVAGGRLLGGMLLVHGPSGRRFRPADLPVLEDLARRCSAAVEAARLRREAETAARERDALLAGAPVAMALVAADGRVGRLNDAMAALAACSVDECRGRPLADVVPGLAGVVVPLVARAADGERVEHEEVALGDRVWLASAYPVAAGAGAAATGLVLVEVTGERAASAEAARAAAEQRAVADLGREALSGAPVDLLVALAADAVAATVGADLVPGEPAAPGEVAVLAAAHPPGPLVARRRDGGPVPEADAAFLRAVGTTLAAAAVRQQAEDDVRDSRRRLVMALEAGRMGSFEWDLASGSVRWTEALSTATVVGLGLEHPVGAVVDAVHPDDRDRLVADVGRAVDEGGGFELVFRVVPPDGAVRWVEARGTTVAGRVVGVAIDVTERRRAQEVEREARVQAEAARERLAFLADASVALSRSLDAAETFATVARLAVPRLADWCVVDAVDESGRLRQVALAHRDPAMVGAVVEARRARLAAGGDGLWSTRRAAATGESSLVAEIGDADVEAVAAGEHLALLRRLDPRSAVVVPLVARGRVVGVLTLVVAGPSRRYGADDLALAEDLAGRAAVAVDNARLFEERSRVAATLQRSLLPPALPDVHGVELAARYRPSAGGADISGDFYDAFETGDGALVAVIGDVCGKGPEAAALTGLFRHSVRAASVRARSPRRVLAAVNQALLGQVDDSRFGSAAVVRLVLDGDRAAVATASGGHPLPIVVRAGGAVEVAPCAGTVLGVVAEPALTEHVDVLRPGDAVVLYTDGVTEARRDGEQFGEARLAAVLAAAAGGSADEVADAVESAALAFQGGVSDDDLAVLVVRIAG